One Flavobacterium sp. 90 DNA segment encodes these proteins:
- a CDS encoding MerC domain-containing protein, whose protein sequence is MKKTSTSLYDILGISSATVCLVHCLIFPLLTILPFGLSHNPFIDLVFATIGLFAIIKIINKSDLFVATILVISMSLIWISILSELFLDIHLDLIFIGGTGMIIGHFLNYINHKPSQQ, encoded by the coding sequence ATGAAGAAAACAAGTACATCTCTTTACGATATTTTAGGAATCTCGAGCGCGACCGTTTGTTTGGTTCATTGTTTGATTTTTCCGCTTTTGACAATTCTGCCTTTTGGATTAAGCCACAATCCTTTTATCGATTTGGTTTTTGCGACGATTGGTCTTTTTGCGATTATTAAAATTATAAATAAATCAGATCTTTTCGTTGCAACAATTCTTGTGATTTCAATGTCTTTGATTTGGATTAGTATTCTGAGTGAACTTTTTCTAGACATTCATCTTGATCTAATATTTATTGGCGGAACCGGAATGATCATTGGACACTTTTTGAATTATATAAATCATAAACCTTCCCAACAATGA
- a CDS encoding GTP-binding protein, which produces MKKLPVTVLSGFLGAGKTTLLNHILHNKEGLKVAVIVNDMSEVNIDAQLVKNEYTLSRTEEKLVEMTNGCICCTLREDLMLEVEKLAKENRFDYLLIESSGISEPIPVAQTFSFVNDEENIDLSRFSYIDTMVTVVDSFNFFKDFGSAKTLQEQNLSDIENDNRTIVNLLVDQIEFANVIVLNKTDLISAESLQMLQASIQKLNPVARIITAVLGKVNPNEIINTGLFNYEEAENSAGWIRELEGIHTPETEEYGINSFVFRDPRPFHPNRLWNFISSDFPSNVIRSKGLLWMASRPEQAINWSQAGGSMKAEGAGVWWASMPLTERMTFNNFVEFQDVIEERWTAGFGDRLNEIVFIGQKINETEILATLKKCLCTEDEIEDYHDGFFPNKDPFPIPRTY; this is translated from the coding sequence ATGAAAAAATTACCCGTAACCGTATTAAGCGGATTTCTTGGTGCTGGCAAAACGACGCTGCTCAATCATATTTTGCACAACAAAGAAGGATTAAAAGTAGCTGTAATAGTCAATGACATGAGCGAAGTAAATATTGACGCGCAACTCGTAAAAAACGAATACACTTTATCCCGAACCGAAGAAAAATTAGTTGAAATGACTAATGGCTGTATTTGCTGTACATTGCGCGAAGATTTAATGCTTGAAGTCGAGAAACTGGCAAAGGAAAATAGGTTTGATTATTTGCTTATCGAAAGTTCCGGAATTAGCGAACCCATTCCGGTAGCGCAGACTTTCTCGTTTGTTAATGACGAAGAAAACATTGATTTGTCCAGATTTAGTTATATCGATACGATGGTTACAGTTGTGGATAGTTTTAATTTCTTTAAAGATTTTGGCTCAGCCAAAACATTACAGGAGCAAAATTTATCGGATATTGAAAATGATAACCGAACAATAGTCAATCTTTTGGTCGATCAGATAGAGTTTGCCAATGTTATTGTTTTGAATAAAACAGATTTAATCAGTGCAGAATCATTGCAAATGCTCCAAGCTTCAATTCAAAAACTGAATCCGGTTGCAAGAATAATTACGGCGGTTTTAGGAAAAGTAAATCCAAATGAAATTATAAATACCGGTTTGTTCAATTATGAAGAAGCTGAAAATTCTGCAGGTTGGATTAGAGAATTAGAAGGTATTCACACGCCTGAAACAGAAGAATACGGAATAAATTCTTTTGTATTTCGTGATCCAAGACCTTTTCACCCCAATAGATTATGGAATTTCATTTCTTCTGATTTTCCAAGTAACGTCATTCGAAGCAAAGGGTTATTGTGGATGGCATCACGACCGGAACAAGCCATTAACTGGAGTCAGGCCGGCGGATCTATGAAAGCCGAAGGAGCAGGAGTTTGGTGGGCAAGTATGCCACTAACCGAGCGAATGACCTTTAATAATTTTGTCGAATTTCAAGATGTTATAGAAGAACGATGGACTGCGGGTTTTGGCGACAGACTCAATGAGATTGTTTTTATAGGTCAGAAAATAAATGAAACGGAAATCCTTGCAACACTTAAAAAATGCCTTTGTACCGAAGATGAAATTGAAGATTATCATGATGGTTTCTTCCCAAACAAAGATCCATTTCCAATTCCAAGAACATATTAA
- a CDS encoding NAD(P)/FAD-dependent oxidoreductase translates to MTEQKHFEVIIIGGSYSGLSAAMSLGRSLRQVLVIDSGLPCNRQTPHSHNFITHDGEKPAVISAKAKLQVDLYNTVQFYNGLAVSAVKTENGFEIKTESGKSFTSRKLLFATGVKDLLPEIPGFAECWGISVLHCPYCHGYEVKKEKTAIIANGEMGFEFAKLISNWTKNLSVLTNGKSTLSPEETLILKQHKIEIIEDEIDSFEHENGNIREIVFRNQSKIAVKAIYARPPFEQHCRLPEGLGCELTPQGLLKVDAMQKTNIAGIYASGDCTIQMRSVAMAVSTGSFAGASINKELIDESFV, encoded by the coding sequence ATGACAGAACAAAAACACTTTGAAGTTATAATCATTGGCGGAAGTTACAGCGGACTTTCTGCAGCAATGAGTTTAGGTCGTTCTTTGCGACAAGTTTTAGTTATTGATAGTGGTTTGCCTTGTAATCGACAAACGCCACATTCGCATAATTTTATTACTCATGATGGTGAAAAACCTGCTGTTATTTCGGCGAAAGCCAAATTGCAAGTCGACTTATATAATACAGTTCAGTTTTATAATGGTTTAGCCGTAAGCGCCGTTAAAACTGAAAATGGATTTGAAATTAAAACCGAATCGGGAAAATCCTTTACTTCTCGAAAATTATTGTTCGCAACCGGAGTAAAAGATTTACTTCCCGAAATTCCAGGTTTTGCTGAATGTTGGGGGATTTCGGTTTTGCATTGTCCGTATTGTCATGGTTATGAAGTTAAAAAAGAGAAAACAGCAATTATTGCGAATGGCGAAATGGGATTTGAGTTTGCCAAACTGATTTCTAATTGGACAAAAAATCTCAGCGTATTAACCAATGGAAAATCAACTTTATCTCCGGAAGAAACCTTGATTTTAAAGCAACATAAAATTGAGATTATTGAAGATGAAATTGATTCATTTGAACATGAAAACGGAAATATCAGAGAAATTGTCTTCAGAAATCAATCAAAAATTGCAGTAAAAGCCATTTATGCAAGACCACCTTTTGAACAGCATTGTCGTTTACCAGAAGGTTTAGGTTGTGAATTGACTCCACAGGGTTTGTTGAAAGTCGATGCTATGCAAAAAACAAATATTGCTGGAATTTATGCGAGCGGAGATTGTACAATTCAAATGCGATCTGTGGCAATGGCCGTTTCTACAGGATCTTTTGCCGGAGCATCTATTAATAAAGAACTTATTGATGAGTCATTTGTTTAG
- a CDS encoding TonB-dependent receptor — translation MKKLFLILLLFCLQFLSAQETTSVSGFISGEGQKLQLVNVHLIGTKQKTVTDSLGYYKFENVAIGIYTIQISQMGFQTLKKKIEVVKDPVISYDFELTDNENQLNEVVVSGTLKPVKRLESAVPVEVYSPVFFKKNPTPSIYEALQNINGVRPQLNCGVCNTGDIHINGLEGPYTLVLIDGMPIVSSLSTVYGLSGIPNSLVERIEIVKGPASSLYGSEAVGGLINIITKNPTNAPLFSADVFSTTYLETNVDLGMKFNPTKKSTTLLGINYFDYNQVIDKDKDGFTDVTLSNRISVFNKWSFLRNDNRLFTIAARAMYEDRWGGDVRWEKKYRGGDEIYGESIYTKRGELIGSYQLPFEEKLMLSFSGNVHYQDSRYGTTSFIANQKIGFLQLTWDKKIGRNDFLAGIANRYSYYDDNTTATKEAESTWLPGIFVQDEITLSPKSQVLLGMRYDYNSIHGSIYTPRVAYRWKKSENTIFRFNAGTGFRVVNLFTEDHAALTGSRDVVLKSDLKPEQSINANLNYIQKINFGNGTFIGIETTAFYTRFSNKIISDYETDPNKIIYDNINGYAISQGISTNVDVNFPTGLKMILGATILDNKNVENGVSERPFLTENFTATWSVSYKVDSLNLLLDYTGNVYSPMNLPLLSQYDPRSPKSPWYSIQNIQFTYYGWKNFELYGGIKNLLNFTPKQNNPFLISRTNDPFDKNVQTSDGTAVGIHGNVVPKGQIVDTPDNPYGLTFDTTYVYGQNQTIRGFFGLRYTLR, via the coding sequence ATGAAAAAACTATTTTTAATATTGCTTTTGTTTTGTTTGCAATTCTTGTCTGCGCAGGAAACTACTTCTGTATCCGGTTTTATATCTGGTGAAGGGCAGAAATTACAGCTTGTAAACGTTCATTTAATTGGAACAAAACAGAAAACGGTTACAGATAGTTTAGGATATTATAAGTTCGAAAATGTTGCTATTGGAATTTATACCATTCAAATTTCTCAAATGGGTTTTCAGACTTTAAAAAAGAAAATCGAAGTTGTGAAAGATCCCGTTATATCATATGATTTTGAATTGACGGATAATGAAAATCAGCTTAACGAAGTCGTAGTTTCGGGAACTTTAAAACCCGTAAAAAGATTAGAAAGCGCTGTTCCGGTTGAGGTTTATTCGCCGGTTTTCTTCAAGAAAAATCCAACACCAAGTATTTATGAAGCACTTCAAAATATAAACGGCGTTCGCCCGCAACTTAATTGCGGGGTTTGTAATACGGGAGATATTCATATTAATGGTTTGGAAGGTCCATATACTTTGGTTTTAATTGACGGAATGCCAATTGTGAGCAGTCTTTCGACAGTTTACGGTTTATCCGGAATTCCGAATTCTTTGGTTGAACGTATAGAAATCGTAAAAGGTCCGGCGTCTTCTTTGTACGGAAGTGAAGCTGTTGGCGGATTGATCAACATTATTACCAAGAATCCAACGAATGCTCCATTATTTTCGGCGGATGTTTTTTCGACAACCTACTTAGAAACGAATGTTGATTTAGGAATGAAATTCAATCCAACTAAAAAGTCAACAACACTTTTAGGAATCAATTACTTCGATTACAATCAGGTTATTGATAAAGATAAGGATGGCTTTACCGATGTTACTTTGTCTAATAGAATTTCGGTTTTCAATAAATGGAGTTTTTTACGAAATGATAATCGTCTTTTTACGATCGCTGCCCGCGCAATGTACGAAGATCGTTGGGGCGGAGATGTACGTTGGGAGAAAAAGTACCGTGGTGGAGATGAAATTTATGGAGAAAGTATTTATACCAAAAGAGGAGAACTGATTGGAAGTTATCAATTGCCTTTTGAAGAAAAACTGATGCTTTCGTTCTCAGGAAACGTTCATTATCAAGACAGTCGTTACGGAACAACATCGTTTATTGCCAACCAGAAAATTGGTTTTTTACAATTAACCTGGGATAAGAAAATAGGTCGGAATGATTTCCTTGCGGGAATTGCCAATCGTTATTCGTATTATGACGATAATACCACGGCTACAAAGGAAGCGGAGAGTACGTGGTTACCGGGAATTTTTGTGCAGGATGAAATTACGCTTTCGCCTAAAAGTCAGGTTCTGTTAGGAATGCGATACGATTACAATTCCATTCATGGTTCGATTTATACACCAAGAGTTGCTTATCGATGGAAGAAAAGTGAAAACACTATTTTTAGATTCAACGCAGGAACTGGATTTCGGGTTGTGAATTTATTTACCGAAGATCACGCGGCACTTACAGGTTCCAGAGATGTTGTCTTAAAAAGTGATCTGAAACCCGAACAATCCATTAATGCAAATCTTAATTATATTCAGAAGATAAACTTTGGAAATGGAACTTTTATCGGAATTGAAACTACGGCTTTTTATACGCGATTCAGCAATAAAATCATTTCAGATTACGAAACCGATCCCAATAAAATCATTTACGACAACATAAACGGCTACGCAATAAGTCAGGGAATCAGCACGAATGTTGATGTAAATTTCCCAACGGGTTTAAAGATGATTTTGGGAGCGACCATTTTAGATAATAAAAATGTTGAAAATGGAGTTTCAGAAAGACCTTTTTTAACAGAGAATTTCACGGCAACCTGGAGCGTTTCGTATAAAGTAGATTCCTTAAATTTATTGTTAGATTACACAGGGAATGTTTACAGTCCTATGAATTTGCCTTTGTTGAGTCAATACGATCCAAGAAGTCCGAAATCGCCTTGGTATAGTATTCAGAATATTCAGTTTACGTATTATGGATGGAAGAATTTTGAACTTTATGGCGGAATCAAAAACCTTTTAAATTTCACACCGAAACAAAATAATCCATTTTTGATTTCAAGAACAAATGATCCTTTTGATAAAAATGTGCAAACTTCAGACGGAACTGCTGTTGGTATTCATGGCAACGTAGTTCCAAAAGGTCAAATAGTGGACACACCGGATAATCCGTATGGTTTGACTTTTGACACGACTTATGTTTACGGACAAAACCAAACAATTCGTGGATTTTTTGGATTGAGATATACTTTGAGATAA
- a CDS encoding thioredoxin fold domain-containing protein — MKKLILIFFFLGITSTGFCQLKSRSFEEVDSLQQIQKRKIIVFIHTDWCQFCQRMKSTTFKNQEIIEKLNSDFYFIDLNAEEKRDITFNNQVFKFQPSGNNVGVHELALQLGTIKNQIVYPVLCVLNEKKEIILQYNNYLSPKDFKLLLEKLKE; from the coding sequence ATGAAAAAGCTTATTCTCATTTTCTTCTTTCTAGGTATAACTTCAACAGGATTCTGTCAATTAAAAAGCAGATCTTTTGAGGAAGTAGATAGTTTGCAGCAAATTCAAAAGCGAAAAATAATCGTTTTCATCCATACTGATTGGTGTCAGTTTTGTCAAAGAATGAAAAGTACCACTTTTAAAAATCAGGAAATTATTGAAAAACTAAATTCCGATTTTTATTTCATTGATTTAAATGCAGAAGAAAAACGTGATATTACGTTCAATAATCAGGTTTTTAAATTCCAGCCTTCGGGAAATAATGTCGGTGTTCATGAACTGGCTTTGCAATTAGGAACGATAAAGAATCAAATTGTATATCCGGTTTTATGTGTTTTGAATGAGAAAAAAGAAATTATTCTGCAGTACAACAACTATTTAAGTCCAAAGGATTTTAAACTTCTTTTAGAAAAATTGAAAGAATAA
- a CDS encoding lycopene cyclase family protein, which translates to MTSSQIKHFNYIFTGSGLSALMTVYKMALSGKFSDKSILLLDQDPKKTNDRTWCFWAKEETIWHSIVFKKWNSALFADENFKRDLALKPYQYNQIRGLDFYDFVFEALSKHPNITFLNEKVTDINELETHVFVGTEENRYTCDSLFNSIYTKAFAENQTKYPVLQQHFIGWFVKSESEIFNPEQATFMDFSVEQRGNTRFMYVLPISKTEALVEYTLFSEKLLPKEEYENEIQLYLKKLGTKNFEILEKEQGSIPMTSYPFWRKNTKRVLNIGTAGGWTKASTGFTFRNSDKKSSELVEFLCVNSSETLESLRMTSFHKRNRFWFYDLLLLDILYRHNELGSSIFSSLFRKGNPALIFKFLDEETSLLEDFQVILKCPKLPFIKALLRVIFK; encoded by the coding sequence ATGACTTCCTCGCAAATAAAACATTTCAACTACATTTTTACCGGATCAGGTTTATCTGCTTTGATGACTGTTTATAAAATGGCATTGTCCGGAAAATTTTCAGATAAATCTATTTTGCTTTTAGATCAGGATCCAAAAAAAACAAATGACAGAACCTGGTGTTTTTGGGCAAAAGAAGAAACGATTTGGCATTCTATTGTTTTCAAAAAGTGGAATTCGGCTTTATTTGCTGATGAAAACTTTAAACGTGATTTGGCGTTGAAACCTTATCAATACAATCAAATTCGGGGTTTAGATTTTTATGATTTTGTTTTTGAAGCGCTTTCGAAACATCCGAATATTACTTTTCTAAATGAAAAAGTAACGGACATCAACGAACTCGAAACGCATGTTTTTGTTGGAACAGAAGAAAACAGATATACGTGTGATTCTTTATTCAATAGTATTTACACAAAGGCTTTCGCCGAAAATCAAACTAAATATCCGGTTTTGCAACAACATTTTATAGGTTGGTTTGTAAAAAGCGAATCTGAAATCTTCAATCCGGAACAAGCTACTTTTATGGATTTTTCGGTCGAACAAAGAGGAAATACAAGATTTATGTATGTTTTGCCCATTTCTAAAACTGAAGCTTTGGTAGAATATACTTTGTTTTCTGAAAAACTACTTCCAAAAGAAGAATACGAAAATGAGATTCAGCTTTATTTAAAGAAACTCGGAACAAAGAATTTTGAAATTCTCGAAAAGGAGCAGGGAAGTATTCCAATGACTTCTTATCCTTTTTGGAGGAAAAACACCAAACGAGTTTTAAATATTGGAACTGCCGGCGGATGGACAAAAGCGAGCACGGGTTTTACTTTTAGAAATTCGGATAAAAAGTCATCTGAATTGGTCGAGTTTCTTTGCGTTAATTCTTCCGAAACTTTAGAATCTTTAAGAATGACATCGTTTCATAAGAGAAATAGATTTTGGTTTTATGATTTATTGCTTTTGGATATTCTGTATCGCCATAATGAATTAGGAAGTTCCATTTTTTCGTCTTTGTTTAGAAAAGGAAATCCTGCTTTGATATTTAAGTTTTTGGATGAAGAAACTAGTTTATTAGAGGATTTTCAGGTGATTTTAAAATGCCCAAAACTTCCGTTTATAAAGGCGTTACTTCGTGTTATCTTTAAATAA
- a CDS encoding metalloregulator ArsR/SmtB family transcription factor, producing the protein MGITKHLNLDLETKAIGKICKALGHPTRIQIMTLLWKRNNRTCGEIVELIPLAQSTISKHLLELKKANLVNIENVGKKTIYSVEVENIQMLKKYLSSYLSTIEIPEQSKSTVSATKHKLIGRKNHLKQYNYEFPDRRVKLAL; encoded by the coding sequence ATGGGAATTACAAAACACTTAAATCTTGATCTGGAAACAAAAGCAATAGGTAAAATTTGCAAAGCTCTTGGACATCCAACTCGAATTCAGATTATGACACTTTTATGGAAAAGAAACAATAGAACTTGTGGTGAAATTGTTGAATTAATTCCGTTAGCGCAATCGACGATATCAAAACATTTGTTAGAATTAAAAAAAGCAAATCTGGTAAACATAGAAAACGTTGGTAAAAAAACGATCTATTCTGTTGAAGTGGAGAATATTCAAATGCTTAAAAAATATTTGAGCAGTTATCTTTCAACCATCGAAATTCCAGAACAAAGTAAATCGACGGTTTCGGCAACAAAACACAAATTAATAGGCAGAAAAAATCATTTGAAACAATACAATTATGAGTTTCCCGACAGAAGGGTAAAACTGGCACTTTAG
- a CDS encoding BrxA/BrxB family bacilliredoxin — MYPEEMVKPMQAELTAAGFQDLHSADAVENAIKAEGTTLVVVNSVCGCAARNARPGAKMSLEGAKKPDHLITVFAGVDKEAVDAARQHMFPFPPSSPSMALFKNGELVHMLERHHIEGRPAELIAENLQDAFNEFC, encoded by the coding sequence ATGTATCCAGAAGAAATGGTAAAACCAATGCAAGCTGAATTGACAGCTGCAGGTTTTCAAGATTTACATAGTGCTGACGCTGTAGAGAATGCTATCAAAGCTGAAGGTACCACTCTAGTTGTTGTAAACTCTGTTTGTGGTTGTGCTGCAAGAAATGCACGTCCGGGAGCAAAAATGAGTTTAGAAGGAGCTAAAAAACCAGATCACTTAATCACTGTTTTTGCAGGTGTTGACAAAGAAGCTGTTGATGCGGCAAGACAACATATGTTTCCTTTTCCTCCATCTTCGCCATCTATGGCTTTATTCAAAAACGGAGAATTAGTTCACATGTTAGAACGTCACCACATCGAAGGTCGTCCAGCAGAATTAATCGCTGAGAACTTGCAAGATGCGTTTAATGAGTTCTGTTAA
- a CDS encoding efflux transporter outer membrane subunit, which yields MKNLKLIVAVLLITVFPYGCMVGPKYVQPEQPKPETFLHGDHTTDTTNTVRTIKWSTIFNDPVLIGLIEKGLQNNFDLKIAIARLEQARANLGMAKADLYPTFQYSGQVNSAETFMQPNSAFANMSWELDFWGKYRHQNKALQNELLATDEARKVVLADIVSNIAISYFELRDFDNQLEITIHTLETRQKAYDIINERFKSGYVAELDKVQIEQQVAIAEANIPAIKRQITAIENSISILIGQVPQPIERGKTNSELLILTTFPTSVPSALLENRPDVKATELLYRSANERIGVAQAMRYPSFNIAALAGFTSVMVADLFNDASYLQNVGAGVTGPIFNFGKNKRRVEVNRQIAEERKLNFQKTYLIAISEVENSLQNVAMYKEEWAARNRQVIAAQTNYDLSNARYYNGYVSYLEVLDAQRSLFEAQLSLSNLTQKQLSSMIQLYKALGGGWN from the coding sequence ATGAAAAATCTAAAATTAATAGTAGCAGTACTTTTGATCACCGTTTTTCCTTATGGATGTATGGTTGGACCAAAATATGTGCAACCAGAACAACCAAAACCAGAAACTTTCTTACATGGTGATCATACGACAGACACAACAAATACGGTACGAACCATAAAATGGTCGACGATTTTTAATGATCCTGTTTTAATTGGATTAATCGAAAAAGGACTTCAAAATAACTTCGATCTTAAAATCGCTATTGCGCGATTAGAGCAGGCACGCGCTAATCTGGGAATGGCAAAAGCCGACTTATATCCTACTTTTCAATATTCAGGACAAGTAAATAGTGCCGAAACTTTTATGCAGCCTAATTCTGCATTTGCAAACATGTCTTGGGAACTGGACTTTTGGGGAAAATACCGTCATCAGAATAAAGCCCTTCAAAATGAACTTTTGGCTACTGATGAAGCTCGGAAAGTGGTACTTGCAGACATTGTGAGCAATATTGCAATTTCTTATTTTGAATTGCGTGATTTTGACAATCAATTAGAAATCACGATTCATACTTTAGAAACAAGACAAAAAGCTTACGACATCATAAACGAACGTTTTAAAAGTGGTTATGTTGCTGAATTAGACAAAGTACAAATCGAACAACAAGTCGCAATTGCCGAAGCTAATATCCCAGCTATCAAAAGACAAATTACAGCAATTGAAAATTCAATTTCGATTTTAATCGGACAAGTTCCGCAACCTATAGAAAGAGGAAAAACTAATAGTGAATTATTGATTCTCACTACTTTTCCAACTTCGGTTCCATCTGCCTTACTTGAAAACCGACCTGATGTAAAAGCCACGGAACTTTTGTACCGTTCGGCAAACGAAAGAATTGGCGTTGCACAAGCCATGCGATATCCTTCGTTTAATATTGCTGCTCTTGCCGGTTTTACAAGTGTTATGGTTGCTGATTTATTTAATGACGCTTCTTATTTGCAAAATGTTGGTGCCGGAGTTACCGGTCCAATTTTCAATTTCGGAAAAAACAAACGCCGTGTCGAAGTCAATCGTCAAATTGCCGAAGAACGCAAACTGAACTTTCAAAAAACCTATTTAATAGCGATTTCTGAAGTAGAGAATTCACTACAAAATGTGGCGATGTACAAAGAAGAATGGGCAGCAAGAAACAGACAAGTTATAGCTGCACAAACAAATTATGATTTATCAAATGCCAGATATTACAACGGTTACGTTTCGTATCTGGAAGTTCTTGATGCACAAAGATCACTTTTCGAAGCGCAACTTAGTCTTTCTAATTTAACACAAAAACAATTATCCTCAATGATCCAATTATATAAAGCACTTGGCGGGGGATGGAATTAG